In Peromyscus leucopus breed LL Stock chromosome 11, UCI_PerLeu_2.1, whole genome shotgun sequence, a genomic segment contains:
- the Fam151b gene encoding protein FAM151B isoform X7 — MAHPPETNSDNTLQEWLAEVMKSNKGIKLDFKSLAAVRASMLFLQNVKQHLQRPVWMNADILPGPNGSSKVVDARAFLDTVTSFFPDVTFSLGWTTGWHPEKVNEGYSWTMVKEMDYICSGLTQPVTFPVRAALFRQSSSQLLWLLKKSNRRSSCTHRDTSTFQSIACNYKGCGIPQVSSSQKLAAYIVVYLMMEWYSLTIWTGKDDSYTTDDLLYIRDYFNKTQVFYDILEPQNHEFKRAIGIPVSL, encoded by the exons ATGGCCCACCCTCCTGAGACAAACAGTGATAACACTCTGCAGGAGTGGCTGGCTGAGGTCATGAAGAGCAACAAGGGCATCAAGTTGGATTTCAAGAG TCTGGCGGCCGTCAGAGCATCCATGCTGTTCCTGCAGAATGTAAAGCAGCACCTGCAGCGTCCTGTGTGGATGAATGCTGACATCCTTCCTGGGCCAAACGGAAGCAGCAAGGTCGTGGACGCCAGAGCCTTTCTGGACACCGTGACATCCTTCTTTCCAGATGTGACCTTTTCCCTGGGTTGGACAACAGGATGGCATCCAGAGAAAGTCAATGAAG GCTACAGCTGGACAATGGTGAAAGAGATGGACTACATATGCAGTGGCCTAACCCAGCCGGTCACGTTTCCTGTCAGGGCAGCTTTGTTCAGGCAATCCTCTTCTCAGTTGCTCTGGCTATTGAAGAAATCAAACAG GAGAAGTTCGTGTACGCACAGAGATACTAGCACATTTCAAAGCATTGCTTGTAATTATAAAGGATGTGGAATACCCCAAGTATCCTCCAGTCAGAAACTGGCTGCGTATATTGTGGTGTACCTCATGATGGAGTG GTACAGCCTGACTATTTGGACCGGAAAAGATGACAGTTATACCACTGATGATTTACTTTATATTCGAGACTACTTTAATAAAACCCAAGTTTTCTATGATATTCTGGAACCACAAAACCATGAATTTAAACGCGCCATTGGGATTCCAGTCTCTCTTTAA